The nucleotide sequence GTACCCGCCCGAGTGATGGATGCCGTTTTCGAGCACATCCCCGCCGACCGCGGGTTTCTGATGCTCTACGACGAGGAGCGCAACCTGAAACCGAAGGTCGTCCACCACCGCCACGGGCCCGACGAGAAGATCACGATCAGCAAGACGATTGCCGATCGCGTCGTGCAGGACCGAGTCGCGATCCTCACCTCGGACGCCCAGGTCGACCCACGTTTTGCTGCAGGCGACAGCATTCGTTTCCATGGCATTCGATCGGCGATGTGTGTGCCTCTCTGGAGAGGAGACGCGGTAATCGGCATCATCCACGTGGATAGCCCGATGCAGACGAAGACGTTCACGCCCGACGATCTCGAGCTTCTCACTGCCCTGGGGAACTATGCGGCGGTGGCGATCCAGCAGGCGAGCCTGAACAAGAAGGTACAGGAGGAGAAGATCGCGCGAGAGCGTCTGGAGAAGTATTTTTCCCCGGCGGTAGCCACGCGCATACTTTCTGAAGGCGAGAAAGAGGCGCAAGAGCTCGAAGCGACGGTATTGTTCACCGATATCGTCGGCTTCACGCGCCTCGCCGAGAGCATGGACGCACCCAGCGTGGCACAGCTTCTCAACGAGATTTTTTCTCGTATGTCGGAGCCGATTCTGGAGTCGGACGGTACACTAGACAAGTTCATTGGCGATTGCATCATGGCGGTGTTCGGTGCGCCGTACCCTCAGCCGGATCATGCCGTGCGTGCGGTTCGAGTGGCGCTGGAAATGCGAAATCGCTTGAACGAGCTCAATGTTGAGCGAGGCGGGGCCGAAATAAGAGTCCGTACCGGAATAAACACTGGGCCGGTCTTGTCCGGTCCCATCGGCTCGATGAAGCGAAAGGAGATTACGGTTCTGGGTGACACCGTGAATATCGCCTCCAGAATCGAGTCGATGGTTGCCGGGGCGGATCAGATCGTCATCGGCGAGCGAACCTACGAGCTCGTCAAAGGGCAGTTCGAGGTCAAGGACATGGGAACCGTTGCCCTCCGGGGCCGAAAGGAGAGCGTGCGAGTCTACGAAGTGATCGGGGAGAAGGTCCATTGAGCTCCATTAGCCGGCGCCCAGGCCGACGAGGCCGATTCCAAATCGCTCCGCGGGCCAGGGCGCGCATCCGGCGGCGGGGAAAGATCCTCTATTCCCTGATGCTGCTGATGCTCGTTGCCGGTCTTGCGCCTCTGATGATCACCACGTTGTGGCTCGTGGGAAGGAACCGAGAAGCGCTCGAGGCATCGGAACGACTCCTCCAGATCGATCAGACCCGATCGATCGCGCAACAAGCGCGGCTCTATCTCCAGTCGATGCACAATCAGCTCGAGGCGATCGCTCAGACCTTCGAGATTGCGTCGGATCCCGGCGCCATTCGCGCGCGTGTCCGCTCGGTCACCCCCGAAGCCCTGATCGATTTCATCGAGGAGGATCGAATTCGTTCGGTCACCGTCTTCGACCGGGAAGGAAGATTCGTAAACGCGGGCTACTCGCTCGATGACGCCGACATCGAGGGGTCGCTCAGGCAGTCGCTCGTCGAGGGACTCTCGGGACGGACCTGGGTGTCCCGCCCTCACATCTCGGAGCCGCTGCTCGACACCGTGGTCATCATGTCGGCGCCGGTGCGCGCCTCTTACGGAGGCGAAGGCGAGCCCTGGGTCGAGGGCGTCATCTCCGCGATGGTGAGTCTGAAGCCGATCGAAGAGATGGTGAAACAGAAGGGGAACGACCGAAGGAGCGTCTTCGTCGTAGACGCGGATGGAAGCCTCGTGACCCATTCCGACCCCGAGACGCTCTTCAATCGCGTCGATCTTTCGAAGACTCCGATCGTACGCGGTTTCCAGGAGTCGAGGGGACAGG is from Vicinamibacteria bacterium and encodes:
- a CDS encoding adenylate/guanylate cyclase domain-containing protein: MFELAFLEEGNEHVVPISDEGVVLGRSPECDVVIKDFGVSRRHAEVVVDGDHCRLVDLKSKNGTQVNGMRVLDVILNDGDEILLGKFLVQFRKTLDEQVVLDEEKPMLEEAGTVIRSVGELSKYILEGDTGAHSQAGLRSAVSTPELSREAGELGKINRILRSLSELAKALLSAQPEEVPARVMDAVFEHIPADRGFLMLYDEERNLKPKVVHHRHGPDEKITISKTIADRVVQDRVAILTSDAQVDPRFAAGDSIRFHGIRSAMCVPLWRGDAVIGIIHVDSPMQTKTFTPDDLELLTALGNYAAVAIQQASLNKKVQEEKIARERLEKYFSPAVATRILSEGEKEAQELEATVLFTDIVGFTRLAESMDAPSVAQLLNEIFSRMSEPILESDGTLDKFIGDCIMAVFGAPYPQPDHAVRAVRVALEMRNRLNELNVERGGAEIRVRTGINTGPVLSGPIGSMKRKEITVLGDTVNIASRIESMVAGADQIVIGERTYELVKGQFEVKDMGTVALRGRKESVRVYEVIGEKVH